One window from the genome of Myxococcus virescens encodes:
- a CDS encoding S8 family serine peptidase, which yields MRKVRWTLGGAALALTLTAACASASREQDTPPPANLRALDARDVVAGAIVVDFKDGTTKAEFDAWEADWGVDLELNSVESADEALTVAVGVDDVDGVLERIRQHPAVEAAEPMMEVRASFTPNDPHFAQQWNLRMIDMPKAWERNRGKGVVVAVLDTGIAYEDHGDFKQAPDLQGVKFVKGFDFVNDDAHANDDHGHGTHVAGTIAQATNNGEGVAGVAFEATLMPVKVLNHFGGGNTADIADAIRFAADKGANVINLSLGGGAYSQVMASAVEYARKKGVTVVAAAGNGGRATVEFPAAYPGAVAVSAVGPDGVLAPYSSYGKELDIAAPGGDKRRGDQGGILQNTLDPRDVSRFVYASYQGTSMATPHVAAVAAMLYAAGAKGPDEVEQALYAGAKKSADQAWSEQYGHGLLNAEASLASLRGGGLAQWPPLYWALALLAFVLLTLRGRARPGYLNVLVRPAFLIPLLLSTVGAFFLRGWFGGAEGAAGDVVQVASLPLPDWERIIFGRGRTVNPLFYSALIPLLLSLPAIKWRGLRSAMGGLALGFAGFLAYTAWAGAPALAWLPFAFLAKPWLGFNTVICLVIARAMLQKEDA from the coding sequence ATGCGGAAGGTGCGATGGACCCTGGGTGGCGCGGCGCTGGCCCTGACGCTGACGGCCGCCTGTGCGTCCGCTTCTCGTGAGCAGGACACGCCTCCCCCCGCGAACCTGCGGGCGCTCGATGCGCGGGACGTGGTGGCGGGCGCCATCGTCGTGGACTTCAAGGACGGCACGACGAAGGCGGAGTTCGACGCCTGGGAGGCCGACTGGGGCGTCGACCTGGAGCTCAACTCCGTGGAGAGCGCCGACGAGGCCCTCACGGTGGCGGTGGGCGTGGACGACGTGGACGGGGTGCTCGAGCGCATCCGCCAGCACCCGGCCGTGGAGGCCGCCGAGCCGATGATGGAGGTCCGCGCCAGTTTCACGCCGAACGACCCGCACTTCGCGCAGCAGTGGAACCTGCGGATGATCGACATGCCCAAGGCCTGGGAGCGCAACCGGGGCAAGGGCGTGGTGGTGGCGGTGCTGGACACCGGCATTGCGTACGAGGACCATGGCGACTTCAAGCAGGCGCCGGACCTCCAGGGCGTGAAGTTCGTGAAGGGCTTCGACTTCGTCAACGACGACGCGCACGCCAACGACGACCACGGGCACGGCACGCACGTGGCGGGCACCATCGCCCAGGCCACCAACAATGGCGAAGGCGTGGCGGGAGTGGCCTTCGAGGCGACGCTGATGCCCGTCAAGGTGCTCAACCACTTCGGTGGCGGGAACACGGCGGACATCGCGGACGCCATCCGCTTCGCGGCGGACAAGGGTGCGAACGTCATCAACCTGTCCCTGGGCGGCGGGGCGTACTCGCAGGTGATGGCCAGCGCGGTGGAGTACGCGCGCAAGAAGGGCGTCACCGTGGTGGCCGCGGCCGGCAATGGCGGGCGTGCGACGGTGGAGTTCCCCGCGGCGTACCCGGGCGCGGTGGCGGTGTCGGCCGTGGGGCCGGACGGTGTGCTGGCGCCGTACTCCTCCTACGGCAAGGAGTTGGACATCGCCGCGCCGGGCGGTGACAAGCGCCGGGGCGACCAGGGGGGCATCCTCCAGAACACCCTCGACCCGCGCGACGTCTCGCGCTTCGTCTACGCGTCCTACCAGGGCACCAGCATGGCCACGCCGCACGTCGCGGCGGTGGCGGCGATGCTCTACGCGGCCGGCGCCAAGGGACCGGACGAGGTGGAGCAGGCCCTCTACGCGGGCGCGAAGAAGTCTGCGGACCAGGCGTGGAGCGAGCAGTACGGCCACGGCCTGCTCAACGCCGAGGCGTCGCTCGCGTCGCTGCGCGGCGGCGGCTTGGCGCAGTGGCCGCCGCTGTACTGGGCGCTGGCGCTGCTGGCGTTCGTGCTGCTGACGCTGCGAGGCCGTGCGCGGCCGGGCTACCTCAACGTGCTGGTGCGGCCCGCCTTCCTCATCCCGTTGTTGCTCTCGACGGTGGGCGCCTTCTTCCTGCGCGGCTGGTTCGGGGGCGCTGAGGGGGCCGCGGGAGACGTGGTGCAGGTGGCGTCGCTGCCCCTGCCGGACTGGGAGCGCATCATCTTCGGCCGGGGCCGGACGGTGAACCCGCTGTTCTACAGCGCGCTCATCCCGCTGCTCCTGTCGCTGCCCGCCATCAAGTGGCGGGGGCTGCGGTCGGCCATGGGGGGCCTGGCGCTCGGCTTCGCGGGCTTCCTGGCCTACACGGCCTGGGCCGGAGCGCCGGCGTTGGCGTGGCTGCCCTTCGCGTTCCTCGCCAAGCCCTGGCTGGGCTTCAACACCGTCATCTGCCTCGTCATCGCCCGCGCGATGCTCCAGAAGGAGGACGCATGA
- a CDS encoding type II CAAX endopeptidase family protein — protein sequence MEDAPPSDVAPPPPGPPSGTRLSTSPKWLAVVSAAFALGAFILVGGTVQLANPAFGIWFTELVVFLGLGWVMLRNAGWRPVLYTGLRPTPRAATVFGFLLGVANFFALVVPIQFLAQSVAPEWLTRMFDSSKLFADQTPLELAIILTGVSVAAPFCEEFFFRGIFQRGLTPPAPAPTTAPLIISAVVFSAFHLDPVGFLARTELGLLFGWLYLRTGSLWPAIGAHAANNLVSSVLFLSAKALGTDASEATSEATDPRLVLVLAAAGWAGVSALLTYARRQPGVWGPGARASDEEAKEPGPTPSLVRLMLPWVVGATVSLGLLVAVDSRGLALNFYDAQHPLPTLESPQAPALHAERKALSALRASARRGELPMEAYYEERERQIRAHRIQTGPGLKP from the coding sequence TTGGAAGACGCCCCCCCCAGCGATGTTGCGCCCCCTCCACCAGGGCCGCCCTCTGGCACCCGCTTGAGCACGAGCCCCAAATGGCTCGCGGTGGTGAGCGCCGCGTTTGCACTCGGCGCATTCATCCTCGTGGGCGGCACCGTCCAGCTCGCGAACCCAGCCTTCGGCATCTGGTTCACCGAGCTGGTCGTGTTCCTGGGCCTGGGCTGGGTGATGCTGCGCAACGCGGGCTGGCGCCCTGTCCTCTACACGGGGCTGCGGCCGACCCCGCGAGCGGCCACCGTCTTCGGCTTCCTCCTGGGGGTGGCGAACTTCTTCGCGCTGGTGGTTCCCATCCAGTTCCTGGCCCAGTCGGTGGCGCCGGAGTGGCTGACGCGGATGTTCGACAGCTCGAAGCTGTTCGCGGATCAGACGCCGCTGGAGCTGGCCATCATCCTCACGGGTGTGTCGGTGGCCGCGCCCTTCTGCGAGGAGTTCTTCTTCCGCGGCATCTTCCAGCGAGGCCTCACCCCACCGGCACCCGCGCCCACCACCGCGCCCCTGATCATCTCCGCCGTGGTGTTCAGCGCCTTCCACCTGGACCCGGTGGGCTTCCTGGCTCGCACGGAGCTGGGCCTGCTCTTCGGGTGGCTCTACCTGCGGACCGGCTCGCTGTGGCCCGCCATTGGCGCCCACGCGGCCAACAACCTGGTGTCCTCGGTGCTCTTCCTGTCCGCCAAGGCACTGGGCACGGATGCCTCCGAAGCGACGTCTGAAGCGACAGACCCCCGCCTGGTGCTCGTGCTCGCCGCGGCGGGCTGGGCGGGCGTGAGCGCCCTGCTCACCTACGCGCGGCGGCAGCCTGGCGTCTGGGGTCCCGGCGCACGCGCCAGCGACGAGGAAGCCAAGGAGCCCGGCCCCACGCCTTCCCTGGTGCGACTGATGCTTCCCTGGGTGGTGGGGGCCACGGTGTCACTGGGTCTGCTGGTGGCCGTGGACTCGCGAGGGTTGGCCCTCAACTTCTACGACGCGCAGCACCCGCTGCCGACGCTGGAGTCCCCCCAGGCCCCCGCGCTGCATGCGGAGCGCAAGGCGCTGAGCGCGCTCCGCGCCTCGGCGCGGCGAGGGGAGCTGCCCATGGAGGCCTACTACGAGGAGCGGGAGCGGCAGATTCGCGCGCACCGCATCCAAACCGGGCCAGGGCTGAAGCCCTGA
- a CDS encoding alpha/beta hydrolase, whose amino-acid sequence MVQKGQFLERATLVPVGSEVMEGTTHRGSRAPPLLVIPPRPDEGGGMDHVIAAELVWAAANAGFPTLRFNHRGVGASQGKRGRDLELLADAEAAMQMLLENAGANALAVASLHGGAQVALALQAKHPAVGGLCLVAPALVAPEVLSRVTCPLLVVQGEEDTRLPRAAVSAAVARTGGDLEVIDDAGPTFQRNLPQVGRAVAAWLRRLSGG is encoded by the coding sequence ATGGTCCAGAAAGGTCAGTTCCTCGAACGCGCGACGCTGGTGCCGGTGGGGTCGGAGGTCATGGAAGGCACCACGCACCGGGGAAGCCGGGCGCCGCCGCTGCTCGTGATTCCGCCCCGGCCGGACGAAGGGGGCGGCATGGACCACGTCATCGCGGCGGAGCTCGTCTGGGCGGCGGCGAACGCGGGTTTTCCGACGCTGCGGTTCAATCACCGGGGCGTGGGGGCCAGCCAGGGCAAGCGGGGGCGGGACCTGGAGCTGCTGGCGGACGCGGAGGCCGCCATGCAGATGCTGCTGGAGAACGCGGGGGCCAACGCGCTGGCGGTGGCGTCACTCCACGGGGGCGCGCAGGTGGCCCTGGCGCTCCAGGCGAAGCACCCCGCCGTGGGAGGCCTGTGTCTGGTGGCCCCGGCCCTGGTGGCGCCGGAAGTCCTGTCCCGGGTGACGTGCCCGCTCCTGGTGGTACAGGGGGAGGAGGACACCCGGCTGCCGCGGGCCGCCGTCTCCGCCGCTGTCGCTCGGACGGGAGGCGATTTAGAGGTCATCGACGATGCCGGGCCTACCTTCCAGCGGAACCTTCCTCAGGTCGGCCGAGCTGTCGCGGCCTGGCTGCGGCGGCTCTCCGGCGGATGA
- a CDS encoding class I SAM-dependent rRNA methyltransferase: MNVVKLELARGLGRHLRAGHPWVFRKALEHVPKIPAGSVVDLTENGKFVARGYYDPHSAIAVRVLTRDSRDTVDAGFITRRVRQALAERTALIDLTDTDSYRLIHGEGDGLPGVVVDLYAGWAVMKLYSAGLTPYRPLLIEALKAGVPGLKGIIGRDEVGRDDVDEDEGRGSGKMLYGHEAPELIPIRERGATFLVDAWKGQKTGFFLDQRENRYLIRRLGKGRDVLNCFSFSGGFSVNAALGGANSVFSVDQDPDAIALARENFTRNGIAAEKHDFLAADVFKIIQSFKDEGRTFDLIILDPPAFAKSQRAVQAAIDGYASLNRQALAILRPGGLLATASCSARVSPDDFMGAVREAGFKAGVDLALVEERYQPPDHPVRLQFPEGKYLKFYVLQSV; this comes from the coding sequence GTGAATGTCGTGAAGCTGGAGCTGGCGCGTGGACTGGGGCGCCACCTGCGCGCGGGGCACCCGTGGGTGTTCCGCAAGGCGCTGGAGCACGTGCCGAAGATTCCGGCCGGCAGCGTGGTGGACCTGACGGAGAACGGGAAGTTCGTGGCGCGCGGGTATTACGACCCGCACTCGGCCATCGCCGTGCGGGTGCTCACGCGCGACTCGCGTGACACCGTGGATGCGGGCTTCATCACCCGGCGGGTGCGTCAGGCCCTGGCCGAGCGCACGGCCCTCATCGACCTCACCGACACGGACAGCTACCGCCTGATTCATGGCGAGGGCGACGGCCTGCCGGGCGTGGTGGTGGACCTGTACGCGGGCTGGGCGGTGATGAAGCTGTACTCCGCGGGCCTCACGCCGTACCGGCCGCTCCTCATCGAGGCGCTGAAGGCGGGCGTGCCCGGGCTCAAGGGCATCATCGGCCGTGATGAGGTCGGCCGCGACGACGTCGACGAGGACGAGGGACGCGGCTCCGGGAAGATGCTCTACGGCCACGAGGCCCCAGAGCTGATTCCCATCCGCGAGCGCGGAGCCACCTTCCTGGTGGACGCCTGGAAGGGGCAGAAGACGGGGTTCTTCCTGGATCAGCGGGAGAACCGCTACCTCATCCGGCGGCTGGGCAAGGGCCGCGACGTGCTCAACTGCTTCAGCTTCAGCGGCGGCTTCTCCGTCAACGCGGCGCTGGGCGGGGCCAACAGCGTCTTCTCCGTGGATCAGGACCCGGACGCCATCGCGCTGGCTCGGGAGAACTTCACGCGCAATGGCATTGCCGCGGAGAAGCACGACTTCCTGGCGGCGGACGTCTTCAAGATCATCCAGTCCTTCAAGGACGAGGGCCGTACCTTCGACCTCATCATCCTGGACCCGCCCGCCTTCGCGAAGAGCCAGCGCGCGGTGCAGGCGGCCATTGACGGGTACGCCTCCCTCAACCGGCAGGCACTCGCCATCCTCCGGCCGGGTGGGCTGCTGGCGACGGCGTCGTGCTCGGCGCGCGTGAGCCCAGACGACTTCATGGGCGCGGTGCGCGAGGCGGGGTTCAAGGCGGGCGTTGACCTGGCGCTCGTCGAGGAGCGCTATCAGCCGCCGGACCACCCGGTGCGCTTGCAGTTCCCGGAGGGGAAGTACCTCAAGTTCTACGTGCTGCAGTCCGTGTAG
- a CDS encoding DUF5818 domain-containing protein, with product MKLTGRVVFRDIETGVWVLEGDDGTTYQLAGGDRKLKKDGQRIEAEGRVDGDTLTSAMVGPIFHVSTYRFV from the coding sequence ATGAAGCTCACGGGCCGCGTCGTCTTCCGTGACATCGAAACGGGCGTCTGGGTGCTGGAGGGAGACGACGGCACCACGTACCAGCTCGCTGGCGGGGACCGGAAGCTGAAGAAGGACGGTCAGCGCATCGAAGCCGAAGGCCGCGTGGACGGGGACACACTCACCAGCGCCATGGTGGGTCCCATCTTCCACGTCAGCACGTACCGCTTCGTCTGA
- a CDS encoding HAD-IIB family hydrolase, whose amino-acid sequence MKALLKARVPRPLREADLSRVEGVFTDVDGTLTTGHKLRSDTVRALERLASAGLRVVLVSGRPAGWGEAWARQLPVDGVIVENGGLFFLKGAHGRLRKVYAEAPAERGANRRRLQSEVARVLKLVPGARLSMDSAYTEVDLAVDYNEEARLGDGGADRIESLLVARGVTAVRSSIHINCWLGRFDKLSATRRFARTAWGERLDPRDGRYVYAGDSFNDAPMFAAFGLGVGVANVRAVLDRIEAPPAFITRAPEGRGFEELARAILARRGRGAAREE is encoded by the coding sequence ATGAAGGCGCTCCTGAAGGCGCGAGTCCCGCGCCCGCTTCGCGAGGCCGACCTGTCCCGCGTGGAGGGCGTCTTCACCGACGTGGACGGCACGCTGACCACGGGCCACAAGCTGCGCTCGGACACGGTGCGGGCGCTGGAGCGCCTGGCGTCCGCGGGTCTGCGCGTGGTGCTGGTGAGTGGCCGCCCGGCGGGCTGGGGAGAGGCCTGGGCGCGGCAGCTCCCCGTGGACGGCGTCATCGTGGAGAACGGTGGCCTGTTCTTCCTGAAGGGCGCGCATGGCCGGCTGCGGAAGGTCTACGCGGAGGCGCCGGCGGAGCGGGGGGCGAACCGGCGGCGGCTCCAGTCCGAGGTGGCCCGGGTGCTCAAGCTGGTGCCCGGCGCGCGGCTGTCCATGGACAGCGCGTACACGGAAGTGGACCTGGCGGTGGACTACAACGAGGAGGCCCGCCTGGGGGACGGGGGGGCGGACCGCATCGAGTCCCTGCTGGTGGCGCGAGGCGTGACGGCCGTGCGCTCGTCGATCCACATCAACTGCTGGCTGGGCCGCTTCGACAAGCTGAGCGCCACGCGGCGCTTCGCGCGGACGGCGTGGGGCGAACGGCTGGACCCGCGTGACGGCCGTTATGTATACGCGGGGGATTCTTTCAACGACGCCCCGATGTTCGCCGCCTTTGGACTGGGCGTCGGCGTGGCCAACGTGCGGGCCGTCCTGGACCGCATCGAGGCGCCACCTGCTTTCATCACCCGGGCGCCCGAGGGGCGGGGCTTCGAGGAACTGGCTCGCGCCATCCTGGCCCGGAGGGGCCGCGGCGCGGCCCGTGAGGAGTGA